The proteins below are encoded in one region of Pacificitalea manganoxidans:
- the smc gene encoding chromosome segregation protein SMC: MRFTRLRLNGFKSFVDPTDLVIADGLTGVVGPNGCGKSNLLEALRWVMGENRPSAMRGGGMEDVIFAGASSRGARNFAEVGLIIDNAERLAPAGFNDADQLEVIRRITRDAGSAYKANTRDVRARDVQMLFADASTGAHSPALVRQGQISELINAKPKARRRILEEAAGISGLYQRRHEAELKLNAAETNLARVDDVIEQLASQLASLARQARQAARYREIGAVLRQAEGMLFYGRWHEADTLRAAVHAELRARSAATSSAEAAQKAAAERREAADVALPPLREEAAIAAALLQRLEAEQTQLADEDRRAAEAIGTLDRQIGQMRQDIAREEGLNRDAGETVARLDAETERLRQAEDGHDDRLAAVVEDARAAAVTLETQENALSQQTEDVARLAARHQSTHRYRDDAQKTLTRHETEAATARTSVTGAQEAVTRAEAQVAAATERQHAATAAAEAAETALVQADAARAECATREADARAARSAAEGEAGAIRAEVAALSRLVARDQDGAGQVLDLLRVDAGYEKALGAALADDLRAPAVTADAASGWTALPLYAAPQGLPEGAVPLTGHMQVPDVLARRMAEVGLVDAADGPRLQPALKPGQRLVSIEGDLWRWDGYRAGAEDAPTAAALRLQQLNRLAELQRDLDTIEARAAAARDTHETLTRQLADLTAADKAARQARRDADAAVTEASRAQSRAESDRSLAGTRMDAAELAVARHDEEAAGARARLQEAQAQVDDLPDLAHARAGVDAARAEVEEARRAMMAARAAQDELRRAGEGRARRAQAITREIADWRERLRNAESRKAELVARLGASEAELAAARARPAELAGRRETLAADLATAQTRRAAATEALSGAEAAFRAAEQAERDATTAASEAREARAAAQARAEAADAAVAAAAQRIEEERDCTPAELLATLDTAVDAMPAPDRSEAEVQRLRRQRDGLGAVNLRAEEDRREVAGEHDLLVQEKADLEEAIRALRTGIAGLNKEGRERLLTAFEQVNTNFAMLFTHLFGGGQARLELVESDDPLEAGLEIMCMPPGKKLSTLSLLSGGEQTLTALALIFAVFLANPAPICVLDEVDAPLDDANVTRFCDLLDEMCRRTDTRFLIITHHAITMSRMDRLFGVTMQEQGVSQLVSVDLKKAEQMVA, translated from the coding sequence TTGCGCTTCACCCGCCTCCGCCTCAACGGTTTCAAAAGCTTCGTCGACCCCACCGATCTGGTGATCGCGGACGGGCTGACCGGCGTTGTCGGCCCCAACGGCTGCGGCAAATCCAATCTGCTGGAAGCGCTGCGTTGGGTGATGGGTGAAAACCGGCCCTCCGCAATGCGTGGCGGCGGTATGGAAGACGTGATTTTTGCTGGCGCCTCCTCCCGCGGGGCGCGCAACTTTGCCGAGGTCGGCCTGATCATCGACAATGCCGAGCGGCTTGCCCCGGCGGGGTTCAATGACGCTGACCAGCTGGAAGTGATCCGCCGCATCACCCGCGACGCCGGATCTGCCTATAAGGCCAACACCCGCGACGTGCGTGCCCGCGATGTGCAGATGCTGTTTGCCGATGCCTCCACCGGGGCGCATTCGCCCGCGCTTGTGCGGCAAGGCCAGATTTCGGAGCTTATCAACGCCAAGCCGAAAGCACGCCGCCGCATCCTAGAAGAAGCCGCTGGCATTTCGGGTCTCTACCAGCGCCGCCACGAGGCGGAGCTGAAGCTCAACGCCGCCGAAACCAATCTGGCGCGCGTCGATGATGTGATCGAACAGCTTGCCAGTCAGCTTGCGTCGCTTGCCCGGCAGGCGCGACAGGCGGCCCGCTACCGCGAGATCGGCGCGGTGTTGCGTCAGGCCGAGGGGATGCTGTTCTACGGGCGCTGGCACGAGGCCGATACCCTGCGCGCGGCGGTTCATGCTGAATTGCGCGCCCGCTCCGCTGCCACCAGCAGCGCCGAAGCCGCGCAGAAGGCCGCCGCCGAACGGCGCGAGGCTGCCGATGTCGCGCTGCCGCCGCTGCGTGAGGAAGCCGCGATTGCCGCCGCTTTGTTGCAACGGCTCGAGGCCGAGCAGACCCAGCTGGCCGACGAAGACCGCCGCGCCGCCGAGGCGATCGGCACGCTGGACCGGCAGATCGGCCAGATGCGGCAAGACATTGCCCGCGAGGAGGGTCTGAACCGTGACGCGGGCGAAACCGTCGCCCGGCTGGACGCCGAAACCGAACGTCTGCGGCAGGCCGAGGACGGGCATGACGACCGCCTCGCCGCCGTGGTGGAGGATGCCCGCGCCGCTGCCGTGACGCTGGAGACGCAGGAAAACGCGCTGAGCCAGCAGACCGAGGATGTCGCTCGTCTTGCCGCGCGCCACCAATCCACGCACCGTTACCGCGACGACGCGCAGAAAACCCTGACCCGCCACGAAACCGAGGCCGCGACCGCCCGCACCAGCGTGACCGGAGCGCAGGAGGCCGTGACCCGCGCCGAAGCACAGGTCGCCGCCGCGACCGAGCGCCAGCATGCCGCCACGGCCGCAGCCGAAGCAGCCGAGACGGCATTGGTGCAGGCCGACGCCGCCCGAGCCGAATGCGCCACCCGCGAGGCCGACGCCCGCGCCGCGCGCTCCGCCGCCGAGGGCGAAGCAGGCGCGATCCGCGCCGAGGTGGCCGCCCTGTCGCGGCTCGTCGCGCGCGATCAGGACGGCGCCGGGCAGGTGCTGGATCTCCTGCGGGTCGATGCGGGCTACGAAAAAGCGCTGGGGGCCGCGCTGGCCGACGACCTGCGCGCGCCTGCCGTGACGGCTGACGCGGCGTCCGGGTGGACCGCGCTGCCGCTCTACGCCGCGCCGCAGGGGCTGCCCGAAGGGGCCGTGCCCCTGACCGGCCATATGCAGGTGCCCGACGTGCTGGCGCGCCGTATGGCCGAGGTCGGCTTGGTCGATGCCGCCGACGGGCCGCGCCTGCAACCTGCGCTGAAACCCGGCCAGCGTCTGGTGTCGATCGAAGGCGATCTGTGGCGCTGGGACGGGTATCGCGCGGGCGCCGAGGATGCGCCCACGGCCGCCGCGCTTCGCCTGCAACAACTGAACCGGCTGGCCGAGCTTCAGCGGGACCTCGACACGATCGAAGCGCGCGCCGCCGCCGCCCGGGACACCCACGAAACGCTGACCCGGCAACTCGCGGATCTGACCGCCGCCGACAAAGCGGCACGTCAGGCCCGCCGCGACGCGGACGCCGCCGTGACCGAGGCAAGCCGCGCCCAAAGCCGCGCCGAAAGCGACCGCAGCCTTGCCGGCACGCGCATGGACGCCGCCGAACTGGCCGTCGCCCGCCACGATGAAGAAGCCGCCGGTGCCCGCGCCCGCCTGCAAGAAGCGCAGGCGCAGGTTGATGACCTGCCTGATCTGGCCCATGCCCGCGCCGGGGTCGATGCGGCCCGCGCGGAGGTCGAAGAGGCCCGCCGCGCCATGATGGCCGCCCGTGCCGCGCAGGACGAACTGCGCCGCGCCGGAGAGGGCCGCGCTCGCCGTGCGCAGGCCATCACCCGTGAAATCGCCGACTGGCGTGAACGCCTGCGCAATGCCGAAAGTCGCAAGGCGGAGCTTGTCGCGCGGCTTGGCGCTTCCGAGGCCGAACTGGCCGCGGCCCGCGCCCGTCCCGCCGAACTGGCCGGTCGCCGCGAAACCCTTGCCGCCGATCTGGCAACGGCACAGACCCGCCGTGCCGCCGCGACCGAAGCCTTAAGCGGCGCCGAGGCTGCGTTCCGTGCCGCCGAACAGGCCGAGCGCGACGCGACCACCGCCGCGTCAGAAGCACGCGAAGCCCGCGCTGCCGCGCAAGCCCGCGCCGAAGCTGCCGATGCCGCCGTCGCCGCCGCTGCCCAGCGCATCGAGGAAGAACGGGACTGCACACCCGCAGAGCTGCTTGCCACGCTCGACACCGCCGTTGACGCGATGCCTGCCCCGGACCGGAGCGAGGCCGAAGTTCAGCGCCTGCGCCGCCAACGCGACGGTCTGGGAGCCGTGAACCTGCGCGCAGAGGAAGACCGGCGCGAGGTCGCGGGAGAGCACGATCTGCTGGTGCAGGAAAAGGCCGATCTGGAAGAGGCGATCCGGGCCTTGCGCACCGGCATCGCCGGGCTGAACAAGGAAGGCCGCGAACGGCTGCTGACCGCATTCGAGCAGGTGAACACCAATTTCGCCATGCTCTTTACCCATCTCTTCGGTGGCGGTCAGGCGCGGCTGGAACTGGTCGAAAGCGACGATCCGCTGGAAGCGGGCTTGGAGATCATGTGCATGCCGCCGGGCAAGAAATTGTCGACCCTGTCGCTACTTTCGGGCGGCGAACAGACGCTGACGGCACTCGCGCTGATCTTTGCGGTGTTCCTCGCCAACCCCGCGCCGATCTGCGTTCTGGACGAGGTCGACGCGCCGCTCGACGATGCCAACGTGACGCGGTTCTGCGACCTGCTGGACGAAATGTGCCGCCGCACCGACACCCGGTTCCTGATCATCACCCACCACGCCATCACGATGAGCCGGATGGATCGGCTGTTTGGCGTGACGATGCAGGAGCAGGGCGTCAGTCAGCTTGTGTCGGTCGACCTCAAGAAGGCCGAGCAGATGGTGGCCTGA
- a CDS encoding GNAT family N-acetyltransferase produces MSDPVLREAAPTEPGARALLAASHALMQQMFPAESNHYLSVEALAAPDVRFFLVERDGVALGCAALALREGYGEVKSMFVAPEARGSGTGRLLMLALEDAARAAGLPLMRLETGDTLDAAHRLYARHGFVTRGPFGDYSEDPRSVFMEKDVAAIAGS; encoded by the coding sequence ATGTCAGACCCCGTCCTGCGCGAAGCCGCGCCGACCGAACCCGGCGCCCGCGCCCTGCTGGCCGCGAGCCATGCGCTGATGCAGCAGATGTTTCCCGCGGAATCGAACCACTACCTGTCGGTAGAAGCGCTGGCCGCGCCGGATGTGCGGTTCTTTCTGGTAGAGCGGGATGGCGTCGCCTTGGGCTGTGCGGCGTTAGCTCTGCGCGAGGGGTATGGCGAGGTCAAAAGCATGTTCGTCGCGCCCGAAGCGCGTGGCTCGGGCACGGGGCGATTGCTGATGCTGGCACTGGAGGACGCGGCCCGCGCGGCGGGATTACCGCTTATGCGGCTGGAAACCGGCGATACGCTGGACGCGGCGCACAGGCTTTATGCGCGCCACGGCTTTGTGACGCGCGGGCCGTTTGGCGATTATTCCGAAGATCCGCGCTCGGTATTCATGGAAAAGGATGTAGCGGCCATCGCCGGCTCCTGA
- a CDS encoding GNAT family N-acetyltransferase, producing MTLTPAIWPADLTEVRALFTEYADWLTRDHGIDLAHGQALDQELAELPGSYAPPAGQLILARGEDSLPGGGPARGVIAFRPGPAPDTCEIKRLYVRPAARGSGLARRLIAEILDHARAAGYARAVLDTAGFMSGAQALYEAAGFRDIPPYWPNPIAHVPIRYMGVTLQEPAMAATSFSMNTERGSSE from the coding sequence GTGACGCTCACCCCCGCGATATGGCCGGCCGACCTGACCGAAGTGCGCGCGTTGTTCACCGAATACGCAGATTGGCTAACGCGGGATCACGGCATCGATCTGGCGCATGGGCAGGCGCTGGATCAAGAACTGGCGGAGCTTCCTGGCAGCTACGCCCCGCCTGCCGGTCAGCTGATTCTGGCGCGTGGCGAGGATAGTCTGCCGGGGGGCGGGCCGGCCCGTGGGGTGATCGCGTTCCGCCCCGGCCCCGCGCCCGACACTTGCGAAATTAAGCGGCTCTATGTCCGGCCCGCCGCGCGCGGCAGCGGGCTGGCGCGCCGCCTGATTGCTGAGATCCTCGATCACGCGCGGGCAGCAGGCTACGCCCGTGCCGTGCTGGACACCGCAGGCTTCATGTCCGGCGCGCAGGCGCTGTATGAGGCTGCGGGCTTTCGCGATATCCCGCCGTACTGGCCGAACCCGATTGCCCATGTGCCAATCCGCTACATGGGCGTCACACTTCAGGAGCCGGCGATGGCCGCTACATCCTTTTCCATGAATACCGAGCGCGGATCTTCGGAATAA
- a CDS encoding thiamine pyrophosphate-binding protein: MTRHGGQILVDQLKLRGVNRVFSVPGESFLAALDALHDAGIQNIVCRQEGGAAMMAEADGKLTGQPGILFVTRGPGATNAAAGLHVAHQDSTPMICFVGQIGRGDRDREAFQEVDFRAMFGTVVKWVAEIDDTARLPEYIDRAWRMALSGRPGPVVLSLPEDMLSAQADVPDRPARTLGTDADYSAFAAQAMELLAGAERPLVVIGGSAWSPQANRDIARFAEAANLPVAAAFRRQDYMDNRHSHYVGDLGVGMNPALGKELAAADVILALGTRLGDCVTAGYSLLDPATFDATLIHVHSDPDEPGHVYPPTLSLAAPAARVLEALTEAAAPHSGTDRLRDLRAGFEAWQTPRETPGDVKQEEVIRWLSANLPEDAIVTNGAGNYAAWLHRYFTFKRYSTQLAPTSGSMGYGFPAAIAAKLRHPDRDVVCMAGDGCFQMTLNELSTAAQHGAAVITVVINNGRYGTIRMHQERTYPGRPSGTDLANPDFAALARAYGGHGEAVVRSQDFPAAFERARASGLPAVIELMVDAEALTPGQTLTQARAMGEAKA; this comes from the coding sequence ATGACGCGGCATGGTGGGCAGATCCTTGTGGATCAGTTGAAACTGAGAGGCGTGAACCGGGTGTTTTCCGTGCCCGGCGAAAGCTTCCTCGCGGCGCTCGACGCGCTGCACGACGCGGGCATCCAGAATATCGTCTGCCGTCAGGAAGGCGGCGCGGCAATGATGGCGGAGGCCGATGGCAAGTTGACCGGCCAGCCCGGCATTCTGTTCGTCACCCGTGGCCCCGGCGCGACAAATGCCGCCGCTGGCCTGCATGTCGCCCATCAGGACAGCACACCGATGATTTGCTTTGTCGGTCAGATCGGGCGCGGCGACCGGGATCGCGAAGCATTTCAGGAGGTCGATTTCCGCGCCATGTTCGGCACCGTGGTCAAGTGGGTCGCTGAAATCGACGACACCGCGCGTCTGCCGGAATATATCGACCGGGCATGGCGCATGGCGCTGTCGGGCCGTCCCGGCCCCGTGGTGCTGTCACTGCCCGAGGATATGCTGTCCGCGCAGGCCGACGTGCCCGACCGCCCCGCGCGCACGCTGGGCACCGATGCTGATTACTCCGCCTTTGCCGCGCAGGCGATGGAGCTTCTCGCCGGGGCGGAGCGTCCGCTTGTCGTCATCGGCGGTTCCGCATGGTCGCCGCAGGCCAATCGCGACATCGCCCGCTTTGCCGAGGCCGCAAACCTGCCTGTTGCCGCCGCTTTCCGCCGACAGGATTACATGGACAACCGCCATTCGCATTATGTGGGGGATCTGGGCGTCGGCATGAACCCCGCACTGGGCAAGGAACTGGCCGCCGCCGATGTGATCCTCGCCCTCGGCACCCGGCTGGGGGATTGTGTGACGGCGGGGTATAGCCTGCTTGACCCCGCCACCTTCGACGCCACGCTGATCCACGTTCACTCCGATCCCGATGAGCCGGGCCATGTCTATCCGCCGACCCTGTCGCTGGCCGCCCCCGCCGCGCGCGTGCTGGAGGCGCTGACCGAAGCCGCCGCGCCGCATTCGGGCACCGACCGGCTGCGCGACCTGCGCGCCGGGTTCGAGGCTTGGCAGACCCCGCGCGAAACCCCCGGTGACGTCAAACAGGAGGAGGTCATTCGCTGGCTGTCCGCCAACCTGCCCGAAGATGCGATCGTGACCAATGGCGCGGGCAACTACGCTGCATGGCTGCATCGCTACTTCACCTTCAAACGCTATAGCACACAGCTTGCCCCGACCTCCGGCTCGATGGGATACGGCTTTCCCGCCGCCATCGCCGCCAAGCTGCGCCACCCGGACCGGGACGTGGTTTGCATGGCGGGCGACGGCTGTTTCCAGATGACGCTGAATGAATTGTCCACGGCAGCGCAGCACGGCGCGGCGGTGATCACCGTGGTTATTAACAATGGGCGTTACGGCACCATCCGCATGCATCAGGAACGCACCTATCCCGGTCGTCCCAGCGGCACCGATCTGGCTAATCCCGATTTCGCCGCGCTGGCACGGGCCTATGGCGGTCACGGCGAAGCGGTCGTGCGCAGTCAGGATTTCCCCGCCGCGTTTGAACGGGCGCGAGCCTCAGGCCTGCCTGCGGTGATCGAATTGATGGTCGACGCAGAGGCGCTGACCCCCGGCCAGACCCTGACCCAAGCCCGCGCCATGGGAGAGGCGAAAGCGTGA
- a CDS encoding NAD(P)/FAD-dependent oxidoreductase: MTHVTVHGAGILGLACSFALLERGARVTLRDPHGIGAGASGGIVGALAPHTPENWNPKKAFQFDSLLAAGPFWQRVRRIGGRDPGYARSGRVQPIPDAHALDLARARTATAAELWGAHAVWQVVRSADAPLPAEWRPESPTGWLIHDTLSGRLHPAQACAALAAAVTALGGRILTGVDCAAPVAPGPQLWATGWQGLADLSEGRPRPLGGPIKGQAALLAPATPLPKDLPQLFVGGLHVIPHADGSVAIGATTERDYTDAHATDAALDPLIDAARAACPALRDATVSARWAGLRPRARSRAPMLGQWPDRPGHFVANGGFKIGFGMAPGIATCMADLILDGRDRIPDGFHVEDSL; encoded by the coding sequence ATGACACATGTAACGGTGCACGGGGCGGGCATTCTGGGGCTTGCCTGTAGCTTTGCCCTGTTGGAGCGCGGCGCGCGTGTGACCCTGCGCGACCCCCATGGCATCGGGGCTGGCGCGTCTGGTGGGATCGTCGGGGCGCTGGCCCCCCACACGCCGGAAAACTGGAACCCGAAGAAAGCCTTCCAATTCGATAGTCTGCTGGCTGCTGGCCCGTTTTGGCAGCGGGTGCGCCGCATCGGCGGTCGCGATCCCGGCTATGCCCGCAGCGGGCGGGTGCAGCCCATCCCGGACGCCCATGCACTCGATCTGGCGCGCGCCCGAACCGCCACAGCGGCGGAGCTTTGGGGTGCGCATGCCGTCTGGCAGGTGGTCCGCAGTGCCGATGCGCCCCTGCCCGCCGAATGGCGCCCCGAAAGCCCGACCGGCTGGCTGATCCACGACACCCTGAGTGGCCGCCTACACCCCGCACAGGCCTGCGCCGCGCTTGCCGCCGCGGTGACGGCGCTGGGGGGGCGCATCCTGACCGGCGTGGACTGTGCTGCACCCGTCGCGCCGGGGCCGCAGCTATGGGCCACCGGCTGGCAGGGCCTTGCGGACCTGTCCGAGGGCCGACCCCGCCCGCTGGGGGGCCCGATCAAGGGACAGGCGGCGCTGCTCGCCCCTGCAACGCCGCTGCCCAAGGATCTGCCGCAACTGTTCGTGGGCGGGCTACATGTCATTCCCCATGCTGACGGCAGCGTGGCCATCGGCGCCACCACCGAGCGGGACTATACAGATGCCCACGCGACCGATGCGGCGCTCGATCCGTTGATCGACGCCGCGCGCGCCGCCTGCCCGGCCCTGCGCGATGCGACCGTTTCGGCGCGATGGGCAGGGCTGCGGCCCCGTGCCCGATCTCGCGCACCGATGTTGGGTCAATGGCCCGACCGTCCCGGTCATTTCGTCGCCAATGGCGGCTTTAAGATCGGGTTCGGCATGGCCCCCGGCATCGCGACCTGCATGGCCGATCTGATTCTCGATGGTCGCGATCGCATTCCCGATGGCTTTCACGTCGAAGACAGCCTTTAG
- the mnmD gene encoding tRNA (5-methylaminomethyl-2-thiouridine)(34)-methyltransferase MnmD, with translation MSPDQPHPPHGHPAALAPVDAADLTWREAEGLGAVPVSARFDDPYYSLEDGLAETCHVFLLGNDLPTRLVPGFRVAELGFGTGLNLLAAWDLAERHGTALRYTGFEAFPMRPEEAARALMPWTPQFGDKITRLLDGWREDAITLDTPLLQAEVILGDARQTLPEWRGMADAWFLDGFAPAKNPELWEPALLHQVARHTVPGGSFATYTAAGAVRRALAEAGFAVERVRGHGTKRHMTIGRLPVNEPGGTGGSAAGRVSPPDTSAQA, from the coding sequence ATGAGCCCTGACCAGCCGCACCCCCCGCACGGCCACCCCGCAGCGCTTGCCCCGGTGGATGCCGCTGATCTGACTTGGCGCGAAGCCGAAGGTTTGGGCGCGGTGCCGGTCTCAGCCCGGTTCGACGATCCGTATTACTCGCTGGAGGACGGGCTGGCCGAAACCTGCCATGTTTTCTTGCTGGGCAACGATCTGCCCACGCGGCTGGTCCCTGGGTTTCGGGTGGCGGAACTGGGCTTTGGCACCGGGCTGAACCTGTTGGCGGCGTGGGATCTGGCGGAGCGGCACGGCACAGCGCTGCGCTATACCGGGTTCGAAGCCTTCCCCATGCGCCCCGAGGAAGCCGCGCGCGCGCTGATGCCGTGGACGCCGCAGTTCGGGGACAAGATCACGCGCCTGTTGGACGGATGGCGTGAGGACGCCATCACGCTCGATACCCCGCTGCTACAGGCTGAGGTGATCTTGGGCGACGCGCGCCAAACCTTGCCGGAATGGCGGGGCATGGCGGATGCGTGGTTCCTCGATGGGTTCGCGCCGGCCAAGAACCCGGAACTGTGGGAGCCTGCCCTGCTGCACCAAGTGGCGCGTCATACCGTGCCCGGAGGCAGCTTTGCCACCTATACCGCCGCAGGGGCTGTGCGGCGCGCATTGGCCGAGGCGGGCTTTGCGGTTGAGCGGGTGCGCGGCCACGGCACTAAACGCCACATGACCATCGGTCGTCTGCCGGTGAACGAACCCGGCGGCACGGGTGGTTCCGCAGCCGGGCGCGTCTCTCCTCCCGATACCTCCGCGCAGGCCTGA
- a CDS encoding DMT family transporter: MTEQNTRLGIILMVATTFVFASQDAISRHLATEYNVYMIVMIRYWAFAMFVTALAARSRGGLARVLRPRRPVLQVVRGVILAIEVVIMVFAFVYLGLVESHAIFAAVPLIITALSGPVLGEKVGWRRWSAIGIGFIGILVILQPGGSVFAPAAILPLLAAAIFAAYGLLTRLVARDDGAQTSFFWTGVAGAATMTLIGVFFWEPMIWQDWLWMGVLCCTSTTGHYLLIKCYDVAEASAVQPLAYCQLVFGAFYGVAIYGEPLESNVILGAGIVVAAGLFTFWRTRQKAAV, encoded by the coding sequence ATGACTGAACAGAATACCCGGCTTGGCATCATCCTGATGGTTGCTACCACGTTCGTTTTCGCGTCGCAGGACGCGATCTCGCGTCATCTGGCGACCGAGTACAACGTCTACATGATCGTCATGATTCGCTACTGGGCGTTCGCGATGTTCGTGACCGCACTGGCGGCGCGCAGCCGGGGCGGATTGGCCCGCGTTTTGCGGCCCCGGCGCCCGGTCTTGCAGGTGGTGCGCGGCGTGATTCTGGCGATCGAAGTAGTCATAATGGTCTTTGCGTTCGTCTATCTGGGGCTGGTCGAATCCCACGCGATTTTCGCCGCTGTTCCGCTCATCATCACCGCGCTTTCGGGGCCTGTGCTAGGCGAAAAGGTCGGCTGGCGGCGATGGAGCGCGATCGGCATCGGTTTTATCGGTATTCTGGTGATCTTGCAGCCCGGAGGATCGGTCTTTGCCCCCGCCGCGATTCTGCCGCTTCTGGCAGCGGCGATCTTTGCAGCCTACGGCCTGCTGACGCGGCTGGTCGCTCGCGATGACGGGGCGCAGACCTCGTTCTTCTGGACGGGGGTGGCCGGGGCCGCGACCATGACCCTGATCGGCGTGTTCTTCTGGGAGCCGATGATCTGGCAGGATTGGCTGTGGATGGGGGTGCTGTGCTGCACATCGACCACCGGGCATTACTTGCTGATCAAATGCTATGACGTGGCCGAGGCCAGCGCAGTGCAGCCATTGGCCTATTGTCAGTTGGTGTTTGGCGCTTTCTACGGCGTCGCGATCTATGGCGAGCCGCTGGAAAGCAACGTGATCCTTGGTGCGGGGATTGTCGTGGCGGCGGGGCTGTTCACCTTCTGGCGGACCCGCCAGAAGGCTGCGGTCTGA